In Achromobacter pestifer, the DNA window CAGGGCGTCGCGCCCGAATAGTATTCATGGTTGCCGGTGACCAGGTACACGCCATGGAGCGCGCGCAGCTGGCCCAGCGGGCTGGCCTGCGCGGACAGCTGTTCGACGCTGCCGTCGACCACGTCGCCGGTGATCGCGACCATGTCCGGCAGCAGCTCATTGACGGCGTCGACGATGGCCTGCACGTAGCGCTTCTTGATGGTGGGACCGACGTGAATGTCGCTGATCTGCACGATGGTGAAGCCGTCCAGGTCGGGCGCGAGCCCGGCGATGGGCACGTCCACATCGACGACGCGCGCCCGCTTGCGGGCGTTGTACAGGCCGATCAATGTGCCGGCGAGGGCCAGCATGGGCACGGTCCATGCGCTGGCCCGGCGCAGCGTGGTCCAAGGCAGATCGGCGCCGATGAGCAGATTCGCCAGCCACGTCAGCAGCAGCAATGCGTCGCGCAGCACCGTCAGCACGAACAGCGACGAAAACAGGCCCATGGCGAACAGCCCGACCCAGGCGATGCGGTCGCCCCAAGGCGGATGCACGGACGAACGCCCCAGCATCCCCAGCGGAATCAGGATGCACGACAGCAGCAAGGCCAGGATGGCGGCGGCGGAACCCGCTCCGCCCAGGTAGGCGTCGGGAATCAGACGGGCGCCCACGTAAACGTGAGCCAGGGCGCCCAGGGTCAGGAAGCGCAGGAAGAATGAGGATTGGCGTAGGGACACGGCGGCTCTGGGGCGCGCCGGGCCGGGAGCAGCGGCGCGCGTGGCAAGGGAACCGTCATTCTATGCCGGGCGCGCGCCGTGCCGCGCCAACCTGGGTCCGGGCCGGTTCCGCTGCGTCAAGCCGCGCCGCCGCGGGCCGCGGCGGGTCATGCCGCGTACGGATTTTCCCGCATGAGCAAGTCCGGCGCCATCTCCCGCACATGGTTGATGCCCAGCATCGCCATGTTGCGGTCGACCTCGGCGCGCAGCAGGCCGATGGCGTGCGATACGCCGGCCTCGCCGCCAACGGCGGCCGCATAGTTGAAGGGCCGGCCGACGAAGACGAAGCTTGCGCCCAGCGCCAGGGCCTTGAGCACGTCGCTGCCGCGGCGCACGCCGCTGTCCATCATCACGGTCATGTTGCCGGCGGCCTCGGCCACGGCGGGCAGGGCGCGCAGCGGCGAGACCGCGCCGTCCAGCTGACGGCCGCCGTGGTTGGACACGATGAT includes these proteins:
- a CDS encoding metallophosphoesterase translates to MSLRQSSFFLRFLTLGALAHVYVGARLIPDAYLGGAGSAAAILALLLSCILIPLGMLGRSSVHPPWGDRIAWVGLFAMGLFSSLFVLTVLRDALLLLTWLANLLIGADLPWTTLRRASAWTVPMLALAGTLIGLYNARKRARVVDVDVPIAGLAPDLDGFTIVQISDIHVGPTIKKRYVQAIVDAVNELLPDMVAITGDVVDGSVEQLSAQASPLGQLRALHGVYLVTGNHEYYSGATPWIAEFRRMGLRVLMNEHVIIHPAGLPVVVAGITDYSAGSFDPQQRSNPAAALAGAPADANPRILLAHQPRSAVAAAPLGYTLQLSGHTHGGQFFPWGFFVRFQQPYTAGLHRLGNMWIYISRGTGYWGPPKRLGAPSEITRLRLRAA